Proteins from a genomic interval of Cyanobium sp. AMD-g:
- a CDS encoding autotransporter outer membrane beta-barrel domain-containing protein, giving the protein MVHERKRPSASRIGGLLSLGALIGSPVPAMADTLLSIGSNGVQYQINYEQFQAPDSSRDIDPRLLNTAWWGQQQAAESTVTLLQTPLGAAYAYRPLFVRGTWDLCYWEPVGSSSRCTGRTVDLLILNYQAVPTSTNPNVSGAASSILANSPGPQQPIATGLGQGVAGSVVTGTAGQPTVIGATSNADFNGVLAAVNALPSQAAVNRSFEQVIAEPYASQISVGLETLERFRQDALELALSTQKVSFGSGACPPRPTADEADGQPGASGPTAPSPACTGREGHRWALMLDASNTQASLRGTGGLASLDYQIFQSTYGLEYRLAPDWRIGGVFGYGTSGLSNYQFSNVTIDADTYSGAVYGLYTPGPAWKIAALAGYTRFENRSNRPIQFGTIDRTAQAGWTGNGLSLALTSEYDWVLNPARPAPGESQAAPQSDAIRFKPRALVSYAKYNQGAINETGANSLNLAVNSHTADSLVLGLGGTLEVPIRLSRQSRLIPRLSLGYEYDVMGNANEEHQLTASFAQVPEPGSLTLLGQNRGASALDVGLNVEFEASESLSLYADVGGSFWSNGNEISYGGGLRWRFGGAPGRGGTTPSP; this is encoded by the coding sequence ATGGTCCACGAACGGAAGCGCCCGTCTGCCTCCAGAATCGGTGGCCTGTTGAGCCTCGGTGCCCTGATCGGCAGCCCGGTCCCGGCGATGGCGGATACCCTTCTCTCGATCGGCTCCAACGGCGTCCAGTATCAGATCAACTACGAGCAGTTCCAGGCACCGGATTCGTCCAGAGACATCGATCCACGGTTGCTGAACACCGCCTGGTGGGGACAGCAACAGGCCGCCGAAAGCACGGTCACACTGTTGCAGACGCCCCTCGGCGCCGCCTATGCCTACCGGCCCCTGTTCGTGCGCGGCACCTGGGACCTCTGCTACTGGGAACCCGTGGGGTCCAGTTCCCGATGCACGGGCCGAACCGTTGATCTGCTGATCCTGAACTATCAGGCCGTGCCGACCTCGACGAACCCGAATGTGAGTGGCGCCGCCTCCAGCATCCTGGCCAACTCCCCCGGCCCCCAGCAGCCCATCGCCACCGGCCTGGGCCAGGGGGTGGCCGGATCGGTCGTCACCGGCACGGCGGGTCAGCCGACGGTGATCGGCGCCACCAGCAACGCCGACTTCAATGGGGTCCTGGCGGCCGTGAACGCCCTGCCCAGCCAGGCGGCCGTCAATCGGTCCTTCGAGCAGGTGATCGCCGAGCCCTACGCAAGCCAGATCTCGGTGGGCCTGGAGACCCTGGAGCGCTTCCGCCAGGACGCCCTGGAACTGGCCCTGTCCACCCAGAAGGTGTCCTTCGGCTCCGGCGCCTGCCCGCCCCGGCCAACTGCGGACGAGGCTGACGGCCAGCCAGGTGCCTCCGGCCCGACCGCCCCCTCACCGGCGTGCACCGGACGGGAGGGTCACCGCTGGGCCCTGATGCTGGATGCCTCCAACACCCAGGCGTCCCTGAGGGGCACCGGTGGGCTGGCCTCCCTGGACTATCAGATCTTCCAGTCCACCTATGGCCTGGAGTATCGCCTTGCCCCCGATTGGCGCATCGGTGGCGTCTTCGGCTATGGAACCAGCGGACTGTCCAACTACCAGTTCAGCAACGTGACCATCGATGCGGACACCTATTCAGGTGCCGTGTACGGCCTCTACACGCCCGGACCGGCCTGGAAGATCGCCGCCCTGGCTGGCTACACCAGGTTCGAGAACCGGTCCAATCGTCCGATTCAGTTCGGGACGATTGACCGCACCGCCCAGGCCGGATGGACCGGCAACGGCCTCAGCCTGGCCTTGACCTCTGAATACGACTGGGTGCTGAACCCGGCCCGGCCGGCGCCCGGCGAGAGCCAAGCGGCCCCCCAGAGCGACGCCATCCGATTCAAGCCACGGGCTCTGGTGTCCTACGCCAAATACAACCAGGGAGCCATCAACGAAACCGGCGCCAACTCCCTGAATCTGGCGGTCAACAGCCACACCGCTGATTCCCTCGTCCTCGGCCTCGGGGGCACCCTGGAAGTGCCGATCAGATTGTCGCGGCAGTCGCGGCTGATTCCACGGCTCAGCCTTGGCTACGAGTACGACGTGATGGGGAATGCCAACGAAGAGCACCAGCTCACGGCCTCCTTCGCCCAGGTTCCGGAGCCCGGATCGCTGACCCTCCTGGGTCAGAACCGCGGCGCCAGTGCCTTGGATGTGGGCCTGAATGTCGAATTCGAAGCCTCCGAAAGCCTGTCGCTCTATGCCGATGTGGGTGGCTCCTTCTGGAGCAATGGCAACGAGATCTCCTACGGCGGTGGTCTGCGCTGGCGGTTCGGAGGGGCTCCCGGGCGCGGAGGCACCACCCCCTCCCCTTGA
- a CDS encoding helix-turn-helix domain-containing protein: MAAAVVLLRVLPRYNGSSRISALAGWKPLQLLEAPGLSTVLRSDDFGAWDSLIAGSLGHHRSRLLPGSPPFRAHIRRGAVAEFEVLLLHGCGRVELQRQQEGHGVLWLPLQGLTQEWVNGVERVAEPGMALLFRPGDAMRGFTSDTITGLSILIPEACLPWVAPPSPLLDQGPVHRRLIAAGLQLAMAAAWQPPGSEHAAADLEEALRQWGHPPDPGRRRESLTACRHRQTVAEACRWMEDHLFRRFSLEELGLAMGLSVRTLQYGFREQLGRSPMAELKRRRLRRLRQLLQVADHDHQSVAELMQTAGLLACGATAADYGHCWGESPRRTRQRRTMDL; encoded by the coding sequence ATGGCGGCGGCCGTTGTCCTGCTGCGTGTCCTGCCGCGGTACAACGGAAGCAGCCGAATCAGCGCCCTGGCCGGTTGGAAACCGCTGCAGTTGCTGGAGGCCCCTGGCCTGAGCACCGTTTTGCGCAGCGATGATTTCGGCGCCTGGGACAGCCTCATCGCCGGCAGCCTCGGCCATCACCGCAGCCGTCTGCTGCCGGGTTCACCCCCCTTCAGGGCCCACATCCGTCGGGGGGCTGTGGCGGAATTTGAGGTGCTGCTGCTGCACGGATGTGGCCGGGTGGAGCTGCAGCGGCAGCAGGAGGGCCACGGGGTGCTCTGGCTGCCGCTGCAGGGGCTGACGCAGGAATGGGTCAACGGGGTCGAGCGGGTGGCCGAACCGGGCATGGCCCTGCTGTTCCGTCCCGGCGATGCCATGCGGGGTTTCACCAGCGACACCATCACCGGTCTTTCGATCCTGATCCCCGAGGCTTGCCTGCCCTGGGTTGCACCGCCCTCACCCCTGCTTGACCAGGGGCCTGTGCATCGTCGGCTGATCGCAGCAGGGCTGCAGCTGGCCATGGCCGCGGCCTGGCAACCCCCAGGTTCCGAGCATGCCGCCGCGGACCTGGAGGAGGCGCTGCGGCAGTGGGGCCATCCTCCCGATCCCGGTCGGCGCCGGGAATCCCTCACCGCCTGCCGCCACCGGCAGACCGTGGCCGAGGCCTGCCGCTGGATGGAGGACCACCTCTTCCGCCGCTTCAGCCTTGAGGAGCTGGGTCTTGCCATGGGTCTGTCCGTTCGGACCCTGCAGTACGGCTTCCGGGAGCAGCTGGGCCGCTCGCCGATGGCGGAGCTGAAGCGGCGGCGTCTGCGGCGCCTGCGGCAGCTCCTTCAGGTGGCCGACCACGACCACCAAAGCGTCGCCGAACTGATGCAGACCGCCGGACTGCTGGCCTGCGGCGCCACCGCGGCGGACTATGGCCACTGCTGGGGGGAATCCCCACGCCGAACGCGCCAGCGACGGACAATGGACCTCTGA
- a CDS encoding DUF4334 domain-containing protein, producing the protein MGSPLPIATTAEAFARFDGLPPVEIPFMLGAWTGESVPTGHPLDGALEAFHWHGKRFDSAEAVYPLVFTTLGGGLTCLEPKALGPGLRLSDRFPVPKSALAGRLFQLLMPLLSTAHSSARLRMTSYRGVVSATMVYDHLPINDVFRRLDDDSVLGVMDFKGMETPFFFLLRREGPGPSHSVTIS; encoded by the coding sequence GTGGGTTCTCCCCTTCCCATCGCCACCACTGCCGAGGCCTTTGCCCGCTTCGACGGGCTCCCCCCCGTGGAGATCCCGTTCATGCTTGGGGCCTGGACAGGGGAGAGCGTCCCTACCGGCCACCCCCTCGACGGCGCCCTGGAGGCGTTCCACTGGCATGGCAAGCGCTTCGACAGTGCGGAGGCGGTGTACCCCCTGGTGTTCACCACCCTCGGCGGCGGCCTGACCTGCCTGGAGCCGAAGGCGCTGGGGCCCGGGCTGCGGCTGAGCGACCGTTTCCCCGTCCCCAAATCAGCCCTGGCCGGCCGCCTCTTCCAGTTGCTGATGCCCCTGCTCAGCACCGCCCACTCCAGCGCCCGGCTGCGGATGACCAGCTACCGCGGCGTGGTCAGCGCCACCATGGTCTATGACCACCTCCCCATCAACGACGTCTTCCGCCGGCTGGACGACGACAGCGTGCTGGGGGTGATGGATTTCAAGGGCATGGAGACCCCGTTCTTCTTCCTGCTGCGCCGCGAAGGACCGGGTCCGTCACATTCCGTTACGATTTCCTGA
- a CDS encoding oxidoreductase: MPWTAADIPDQSGRIALVTGANSGLGLETARALAARGATVLLACRSLAKAEQAREELLTSASSTGALDVLHLDLADLASVAAAAGTVAERYGRLDLLINNAGVMAPPRRLTRQGFELQFGTNHLGHFALSLALLPLLRDQPGARVVTVTSGAQYFGRIAFDDLQGERRYDRWGAYGQSKLANVMFALELQRRLAEQGSPVLSLAAHPGVARTNLQPASIAATGSRLEPLAYRLMDPLFQSAAMGALPQLFAATAPGAKPGGHYGPDQWGGMRGWPTEVRIAPAALDADQCRRLWDVSQELCAKAAPLPALA, from the coding sequence ATGCCCTGGACTGCCGCCGACATCCCTGACCAGTCCGGACGGATCGCCCTGGTCACCGGTGCCAACAGTGGACTCGGCCTGGAAACGGCCCGGGCCCTGGCCGCCAGGGGCGCCACCGTGCTGCTGGCCTGCCGTTCGCTGGCGAAGGCGGAGCAGGCCCGTGAGGAGCTGCTCACCTCCGCGTCCTCCACCGGTGCCCTCGACGTGCTGCACCTCGACCTGGCCGACCTGGCCAGCGTGGCGGCCGCCGCCGGGACCGTTGCGGAGCGCTATGGGCGCCTCGATCTGCTGATCAACAACGCCGGCGTGATGGCGCCGCCCCGCCGCCTCACCCGCCAGGGTTTCGAACTCCAGTTCGGCACCAACCACCTGGGCCACTTCGCCCTCAGCCTCGCCCTGCTGCCCCTGCTGCGTGACCAGCCCGGTGCCCGGGTGGTCACTGTCACCTCCGGGGCCCAGTACTTCGGCCGCATCGCCTTTGACGACCTCCAGGGAGAGCGCCGCTACGACCGCTGGGGCGCCTACGGCCAGAGCAAGCTGGCCAATGTGATGTTTGCTCTGGAGTTGCAGCGCCGCCTGGCTGAGCAGGGCAGCCCGGTCCTCTCCCTGGCCGCCCACCCCGGCGTCGCCCGCACCAACCTCCAGCCCGCTTCCATCGCCGCCACCGGCTCCCGCCTCGAGCCCCTTGCCTACCGTCTGATGGATCCCCTGTTCCAGAGCGCCGCCATGGGGGCCCTGCCGCAGCTGTTCGCCGCCACGGCCCCTGGGGCCAAACCCGGTGGCCACTACGGCCCCGACCAGTGGGGCGGCATGCGGGGCTGGCCCACCGAGGTGCGCATCGCCCCGGCCGCCCTCGACGCCGACCAGTGCCGGCGCCTCTGGGATGTGAGCCAGGAGCTCTGCGCCAAAGCCGCCCCGCTGCCGGCCCTGGCCTGA
- the uvrA gene encoding excinuclease ABC subunit UvrA, with protein sequence MPRARAGSTSKSAAPGNGTSGEPPEEALRTLNGGSLEDVIRVRGARQHNLRNIDLTIPRNRMVVFTGVSGSGKSSLAFDTIFAEGQRRYVESLSAYARQFLGQVDKPDVDAIEGLSPAISIDQKSTSHNPRSTVGTVTEIQDYLRLLYGRAGEPHCPQCSRSIRPQSIDEMVDQILTLPEGTRYQLLAPVVRGKKGTHVKLLAGLVAEGFARVRINGEVRELADNIELDKNHAHHIEVVVDRLVAREGINERLTDSLRTALKRGEGLALVEVVPKANEPLPEGVERERLYSENFACPVHGAVMEELSPRLFSFNSPYGACPDCHGIGHLRKFTVERVVPDPSLPVYAAIAPWSDKENSYYFSLLFSVGEAFGFELKTPWNQLSEEQRQVLLQGSQEPIAIKADSRYRKSEGYVRPFEGILPILERQLRDASGESVRQKLEKYLELVPCESCHGLRLRPEALAVRVGPYAIHELTSVSVAVTLERIEALMGVGASEGAEPLLSSRQIQIGDLVLREIRMRLRFLLDVGLDYLSLDRPAMTLSGGEAQRIRLATQIGAGLTGVLYVLDEPSIGLHQRDNDRLLATLTKLRDLGNTLIVVEHDEDTIRAADYLVDIGPGAGVHGGHIVAEGSLDDLLNAEDSLTGAYLSGRRSIPTPAERRDAGSRRLTLSNCTRNNLQGIDVEIPLGRLVCVTGVSGSGKSTLVNELLHPALENRLGLKVPFPSGLEELRGIKAIDKVIVIDQSPIGRTPRSNPATYTGAFDPIRQVFAATVEAKARGYQVGQFSFNVKGGRCEACSGQGVNVIEMNFLPDVYVQCDVCKGARYNRETLQVTFRGHTIADVLEMTVEQAAEVFAAIPQAGDRLSTLVDVGLGYIKLGQPAPTLSGGEAQRVKLATELSRRATGKTLYLIDEPTTGLSFYDVHKLMDVMQRLVDKGNSILVIEHNLDVIRCADWLIDLGPEGGDKGGHIVAIGTPESVAENAASHTGRYLRHVLEQHPPIPHAA encoded by the coding sequence ATGCCCCGCGCCCGCGCCGGATCCACCAGCAAGAGCGCGGCCCCTGGAAACGGCACCTCCGGCGAGCCCCCGGAAGAGGCCCTGCGCACCCTGAACGGCGGCAGCCTCGAGGATGTGATCCGGGTGCGGGGCGCCCGTCAGCACAACCTGCGCAACATCGATCTCACCATCCCGCGCAACCGCATGGTGGTGTTCACGGGGGTGAGCGGCAGCGGCAAGAGCTCCCTCGCCTTCGACACGATCTTCGCCGAGGGTCAGCGGCGCTATGTGGAGAGCCTCTCCGCCTACGCCCGCCAGTTCCTCGGCCAGGTGGACAAGCCGGATGTGGATGCGATCGAAGGGCTGTCTCCCGCGATCTCGATCGACCAGAAGTCCACCAGCCACAACCCCCGTTCCACGGTCGGCACGGTCACCGAGATCCAGGACTACCTGCGCCTGCTGTATGGCCGCGCCGGCGAACCCCACTGCCCCCAGTGCAGCCGCTCGATCCGGCCCCAGTCCATCGACGAGATGGTGGACCAGATCCTCACCCTGCCCGAAGGCACCCGCTACCAGCTGCTCGCCCCCGTGGTGCGGGGCAAGAAGGGCACCCACGTGAAGCTGCTGGCGGGACTGGTGGCCGAGGGTTTCGCCAGGGTGCGGATCAACGGCGAGGTGCGCGAGCTGGCCGACAACATCGAGCTCGACAAGAACCACGCCCACCACATCGAGGTGGTGGTCGACCGGCTGGTGGCCCGTGAGGGCATCAACGAACGGCTCACCGATTCCCTGCGCACGGCCCTGAAGCGTGGCGAGGGCCTGGCCCTGGTGGAGGTGGTGCCCAAGGCCAACGAGCCCCTGCCCGAGGGCGTGGAACGGGAGCGCCTGTATTCCGAAAACTTCGCCTGCCCCGTGCATGGCGCGGTGATGGAGGAGCTCTCCCCCCGCCTGTTCTCCTTCAACAGCCCCTACGGCGCCTGCCCCGACTGCCACGGCATCGGTCACCTGCGCAAGTTCACGGTGGAGCGGGTGGTGCCCGATCCCTCCCTGCCGGTGTATGCCGCCATCGCCCCCTGGAGCGATAAGGAGAACAGCTACTACTTCTCGCTGCTGTTCAGCGTCGGTGAGGCCTTCGGCTTCGAGCTCAAGACCCCCTGGAACCAGCTCAGCGAGGAGCAGCGTCAGGTGTTGCTGCAGGGCAGCCAGGAGCCGATCGCCATCAAGGCCGACAGCCGCTACCGCAAGAGCGAGGGCTATGTGCGGCCCTTCGAGGGGATCCTGCCGATCCTGGAGCGCCAGCTGCGCGACGCCAGTGGCGAATCCGTGCGTCAGAAGCTGGAGAAGTACCTGGAGCTGGTGCCCTGCGAAAGCTGCCATGGCCTGCGGCTGCGGCCCGAAGCCCTGGCGGTGCGGGTGGGGCCTTACGCCATCCACGAGCTCACCTCCGTGAGTGTGGCCGTCACCCTGGAGCGCATCGAGGCGCTGATGGGCGTCGGGGCCAGTGAAGGGGCCGAGCCCCTGCTCAGCAGCCGCCAGATCCAGATCGGCGATCTGGTGCTGCGGGAGATCCGCATGCGCCTGCGCTTCCTGCTCGATGTGGGCCTCGATTACCTGAGCCTGGATCGGCCCGCCATGACCCTCTCCGGCGGAGAGGCCCAGCGGATCCGCCTGGCCACCCAGATCGGCGCCGGCCTCACCGGCGTGCTTTATGTGCTCGACGAGCCCAGCATCGGCCTGCACCAGCGCGACAACGACCGCCTGCTGGCCACCCTCACCAAGCTGCGTGACCTGGGCAACACCCTGATCGTGGTGGAGCACGACGAGGACACGATCCGCGCCGCCGACTACCTGGTGGACATCGGTCCCGGGGCCGGGGTCCATGGCGGCCACATCGTCGCCGAGGGCTCCCTCGACGACCTGCTCAATGCCGAGGACTCGCTCACCGGGGCCTACCTGAGCGGCCGCCGCTCCATTCCCACCCCCGCCGAACGCCGCGATGCCGGCAGCCGCCGGCTCACCCTGTCCAACTGCACCCGCAACAACCTCCAGGGCATCGATGTGGAGATCCCGCTCGGCCGGCTGGTGTGTGTCACCGGGGTGAGCGGCAGCGGCAAGAGCACCCTGGTGAACGAGCTGCTGCATCCGGCCCTTGAGAACCGCCTCGGCCTCAAGGTGCCTTTTCCCTCAGGGCTCGAGGAACTGCGGGGCATCAAGGCGATCGACAAGGTGATCGTCATCGACCAGTCGCCGATCGGCCGCACCCCCCGCTCCAACCCCGCCACCTACACCGGCGCCTTCGATCCGATCCGCCAGGTGTTCGCCGCCACGGTGGAGGCCAAGGCCCGCGGCTACCAGGTGGGCCAGTTCAGCTTCAACGTCAAGGGGGGACGCTGTGAGGCCTGCAGCGGCCAGGGGGTGAACGTGATCGAGATGAACTTCCTGCCCGACGTCTATGTCCAGTGCGACGTCTGCAAGGGGGCCCGCTACAACCGCGAAACCCTGCAGGTCACCTTCCGGGGCCACACCATCGCCGATGTGCTGGAGATGACGGTGGAGCAGGCCGCCGAGGTGTTCGCCGCCATCCCCCAGGCCGGCGACAGGCTCAGCACCCTGGTGGACGTGGGGCTCGGCTACATCAAGCTGGGCCAGCCGGCGCCCACCCTCTCCGGCGGTGAGGCCCAGCGGGTGAAGCTGGCCACCGAGCTCTCCCGCCGCGCCACCGGCAAGACCCTCTACCTGATCGACGAGCCGACCACGGGCCTCAGCTTCTACGACGTCCACAAGCTGATGGATGTGATGCAGCGTCTGGTGGACAAGGGCAATTCGATCCTGGTGATCGAACACAACCTCGATGTGATCCGCTGCGCCGACTGGCTGATCGACCTGGGCCCGGAGGGCGGCGACAAGGGTGGTCACATCGTCGCCATCGGCACCCCCGAGTCCGTGGCCGAGAATGCCGCCAGCCACACCGGCCGCTACCTGCGGCACGTGCTGGAGCAGCATCCCCCCATTCCCCACGCGGCCTGA
- a CDS encoding TerB family tellurite resistance protein, whose product MAELTPAQAALLRIVCTVAWADGECSTAERELLAEQVATHLHGDSPSGLGEAQLEAFLAERLPVAGLDALVAQLSGSDARQLALKLSYMMVRVGRRSPAEPSINAQERVAYRHLAELLGLEDARIQEIEWAAEADLPKKEGLAQLLAELTAGWRTPDDGRGPIA is encoded by the coding sequence ATGGCTGAACTCACTCCCGCCCAGGCGGCCCTGCTGCGCATCGTCTGCACCGTCGCCTGGGCCGACGGCGAATGTTCCACCGCCGAGCGGGAGTTGCTCGCCGAACAGGTGGCCACCCATCTGCACGGTGACAGCCCCAGTGGCCTCGGTGAAGCCCAGCTGGAGGCCTTTCTGGCCGAGCGGCTGCCCGTTGCCGGCCTCGATGCTCTGGTGGCCCAGCTCAGCGGCAGCGATGCCCGCCAGCTGGCCCTGAAGCTCAGCTACATGATGGTGCGGGTGGGGCGGCGCTCACCGGCCGAGCCCAGCATCAACGCCCAGGAGCGGGTTGCCTATCGCCATCTGGCGGAGCTGCTGGGCCTGGAGGACGCCAGGATCCAGGAGATCGAGTGGGCGGCCGAGGCCGACCTGCCGAAGAAGGAGGGGCTGGCCCAGCTGCTGGCCGAGCTCACCGCTGGCTGGCGCACCCCGGACGACGGCCGGGGCCCCATCGCCTGA
- a CDS encoding LCP family protein, whose amino-acid sequence MSLPENTGTRPDPKQRPPAPQRSRRRPMVTFGIGVAVGALMAGPLPARLAPYLAGLIPAPRGIGAVLNPLSIENRPILVLGRDSVGENTDVMFTVRLDGDITHITQVPRDTFIESPQLGVVKANSLFALGGIQTAKAEVGHLLATPVERYLKVNLDAVNKLAEALGGVEVDVPKRMYYVDNAQGLYIDLYPGRQLLKGKELEGFLRFRNDEQGDLGRMERQRLVMAQVFSKLAQPATIAKLPALLEIAGNDMVTDLSPIEMTQLMSALGKTKLSTQRVPGRLYWHNDLSYWMPDSNQAHPSGSGEEPLP is encoded by the coding sequence GTGTCGCTGCCTGAGAACACCGGCACCAGGCCCGATCCGAAGCAGCGGCCCCCCGCCCCGCAACGGTCCCGGCGCCGGCCCATGGTCACCTTCGGCATCGGCGTGGCCGTCGGTGCCCTGATGGCCGGGCCGCTGCCGGCACGGCTGGCCCCGTACCTGGCCGGCCTGATCCCCGCCCCCCGCGGCATCGGGGCGGTGCTGAATCCCCTCTCGATCGAGAACCGTCCGATCCTCGTGCTCGGCCGCGACTCCGTGGGCGAAAACACCGACGTGATGTTCACCGTACGGCTCGACGGTGACATCACCCACATCACCCAGGTGCCGCGGGACACCTTCATCGAATCGCCCCAGCTGGGGGTGGTGAAGGCCAACTCCCTGTTCGCCCTCGGCGGCATCCAGACTGCCAAGGCGGAAGTGGGCCACCTGCTCGCCACCCCGGTGGAGCGCTATCTCAAGGTGAACCTCGACGCGGTCAACAAGCTGGCCGAGGCCCTCGGAGGCGTCGAGGTGGATGTGCCCAAGCGCATGTACTACGTCGACAATGCCCAGGGCCTCTACATCGACCTCTACCCCGGCCGGCAACTTCTCAAGGGCAAGGAGCTGGAGGGCTTCCTGCGGTTCCGCAACGACGAGCAGGGCGACCTGGGCCGGATGGAGCGCCAGCGCCTGGTGATGGCCCAGGTGTTCAGCAAGCTGGCCCAGCCGGCCACAATCGCCAAGCTGCCGGCCCTGCTGGAGATCGCCGGCAACGACATGGTCACCGACCTGTCGCCGATCGAGATGACCCAGCTGATGTCCGCCCTCGGCAAGACCAAGCTGAGCACCCAGCGGGTGCCCGGCCGGCTCTACTGGCACAACGACCTCAGCTACTGGATGCCCGACAGCAACCAGGCGCACCCGAGCGGCAGCGGCGAGGAACCGCTGCCCTGA
- the purT gene encoding formate-dependent phosphoribosylglycinamide formyltransferase, which produces MAPGPSPFPRTVMLLGSGELGKEVAIAAQRLGCRVIAVDRYAEAPAMAVAQVSEVVAMADPDALKAVVRRHRPDVVIPEIEALAVDALAELEAEGLTVIPTARATAVTMNRDRIRDLAAGDLGLRTARFAYAESAAELAAAAAPLGWPVVVKPVMSSSGKGQSVVHGPDGIEAAWDGAMAGARGTGARVIVEEFLRFSLEITLLTVRQWQGPTLFCPPIGHIQERGDYQCSWQPAQLGETQLAAAQAMAKTVTDNLGGAGLFGVEFFLCGEPGAEEVVFSELSPRPHDTGLVTLVGQNLSEFELHLRAVLGLPIPEIRSLGAAASRVILAGPDVPQGAGTPTYLGLEQALAVPDTQVLIFGKPEVRPWRRLGVALARGDDEADARGRADGAAALVQAQTSR; this is translated from the coding sequence ATGGCACCAGGCCCCTCCCCCTTCCCGCGGACCGTGATGCTGCTGGGCAGCGGTGAACTCGGCAAGGAGGTGGCCATCGCCGCCCAGCGGCTCGGCTGCCGCGTGATCGCCGTCGACCGCTACGCCGAGGCCCCCGCGATGGCGGTGGCGCAGGTGAGCGAGGTGGTGGCCATGGCCGACCCCGACGCCCTCAAGGCGGTGGTGCGGCGCCATCGCCCCGACGTGGTGATCCCTGAGATCGAAGCCCTGGCGGTGGACGCCCTGGCGGAACTGGAGGCGGAAGGCCTCACGGTGATTCCCACCGCACGGGCCACGGCGGTGACCATGAACCGTGACCGCATCCGTGACCTGGCCGCAGGGGATCTGGGGCTGCGCACCGCCCGTTTCGCCTATGCCGAAAGCGCCGCGGAACTGGCGGCAGCGGCGGCCCCCCTGGGCTGGCCCGTGGTGGTGAAACCGGTGATGAGTTCCTCCGGCAAGGGGCAGAGCGTGGTGCATGGCCCCGACGGCATCGAAGCCGCCTGGGACGGGGCCATGGCCGGAGCCCGCGGGACCGGCGCCCGCGTGATCGTGGAGGAGTTCCTGCGTTTCAGCCTGGAGATCACCCTGCTGACGGTGCGCCAGTGGCAGGGACCCACCCTGTTCTGCCCGCCGATCGGCCACATCCAGGAGCGGGGCGATTACCAGTGCAGCTGGCAGCCTGCCCAGCTGGGGGAGACCCAGCTGGCGGCGGCCCAGGCGATGGCGAAAACCGTCACCGACAACCTGGGCGGCGCCGGCCTGTTCGGGGTGGAGTTCTTCCTCTGCGGCGAGCCCGGCGCCGAGGAGGTGGTGTTCTCAGAGCTCTCGCCCCGGCCCCATGACACAGGCCTGGTGACGCTGGTGGGCCAGAACCTGAGCGAATTCGAGCTGCACCTGCGGGCGGTGCTGGGACTGCCGATCCCCGAGATCCGCAGCCTTGGAGCGGCGGCGTCCCGGGTGATCCTGGCTGGACCGGACGTCCCCCAGGGAGCCGGAACCCCCACCTACCTGGGGCTGGAGCAGGCCCTGGCGGTGCCGGACACCCAGGTACTGATCTTCGGCAAACCGGAGGTCCGGCCCTGGCGGCGCCTGGGGGTGGCCCTGGCCCGCGGCGACGATGAGGCGGACGCGCGCGGGCGCGCCGACGGGGCCGCCGCGCTCGTGCAAGCGCAGACCAGCCGATAA
- a CDS encoding 5'-phosphoribosylglycinamide transformylase, producing the protein MLLALLPLPTGVGPLAFSTVGDAANGVLPFGWDVAGFQKWTLIYLGVSSLAFVVVWLVGYLRR; encoded by the coding sequence ATGCTTCTGGCCCTCCTCCCCCTGCCCACCGGCGTTGGCCCTCTCGCTTTCAGCACCGTCGGCGATGCGGCCAACGGGGTGCTGCCCTTCGGCTGGGATGTGGCCGGCTTCCAGAAATGGACGCTGATCTACCTGGGCGTCTCGTCCCTGGCTTTCGTGGTGGTCTGGCTGGTGGGCTACCTGCGCCGCTGA